The following proteins are encoded in a genomic region of Streptomyces gobiensis:
- a CDS encoding solute symporter family protein yields MILAQEAGTSGRTFTVLLFLTMIAVTLGVTVWASKQTKSATDFHSGGRQFSGMQNGFAIGSDYMSAASFLGIAGMIALFGYDGFLYSIGFLVAWLVALLLVAELLRNSGRFTMADVLSYRMKQRPVRTAAAVSTITVSVFYLLAQMVGAGALIALLLGIKPGETYLGMDASTAKIAGIVIVGILMIVYVTFGGMKGTTWVQIIKAGMLMGGAFLLTVLVLAVYNFDFGSLMGDAASASGAGQSFLEPGLNFGKDVPGDAWQTLWNKLDLISLGLALVLGTAGLPHILIRFYTVPDSKAARKSVNWGIGLIGSFYLMTLVLGFGAAALVGKEAITAQNAAGNTAAPQLAEAVGAHFGGSALAAILLAIIAAVAFAAILSTVAGLTIASSSSLSHDFYNSVLRKGKASEKEEVKVARFAAFGVGAAAIVLAIFAQSLNVAFLVALAFAIAASANLPTLLLSLFWKRFNTQGAVAGIYGGLISAVGLVIFSPVVSGSDTALMTGADINWFPLANPGLVSIPLGLLCAVVGTLMSAENDPRRFAELQVRALTGAGAERAGSPH; encoded by the coding sequence ATGATCCTCGCGCAAGAGGCCGGAACCAGCGGCCGTACCTTTACCGTCCTGCTCTTCCTGACGATGATCGCCGTCACCCTCGGTGTCACGGTGTGGGCAAGCAAGCAGACCAAGTCGGCCACCGACTTCCACTCCGGCGGACGGCAGTTCTCCGGGATGCAGAACGGCTTCGCCATCGGCAGCGACTACATGTCCGCCGCGTCCTTCCTGGGCATCGCGGGCATGATCGCCCTCTTTGGCTACGACGGTTTCCTCTACTCCATTGGGTTTCTGGTCGCCTGGCTGGTAGCGCTGCTGCTCGTCGCGGAGCTGCTGCGTAACTCCGGCCGCTTCACGATGGCCGATGTGCTGTCGTACCGGATGAAGCAGCGGCCGGTCCGTACCGCCGCTGCCGTCTCCACCATCACGGTCTCGGTCTTCTATCTGCTCGCCCAGATGGTCGGCGCTGGAGCGCTGATCGCGCTGCTGCTCGGCATCAAGCCCGGTGAGACCTATCTGGGCATGGACGCGAGCACCGCGAAGATCGCGGGCATCGTCATTGTCGGCATCCTGATGATCGTCTACGTCACCTTCGGCGGTATGAAGGGCACCACCTGGGTGCAGATCATCAAGGCAGGGATGCTGATGGGCGGGGCCTTCCTGCTCACCGTCCTGGTGCTGGCCGTCTACAACTTCGACTTCGGCTCACTGATGGGTGATGCCGCCAGCGCCAGCGGGGCCGGTCAGTCCTTCCTGGAACCCGGGCTGAACTTCGGCAAGGACGTGCCGGGCGACGCCTGGCAGACCCTGTGGAACAAGCTCGATCTGATCAGTCTTGGCCTCGCCCTGGTGCTGGGCACCGCCGGGCTGCCGCATATCCTCATCCGCTTCTACACGGTCCCGGACTCCAAGGCGGCCCGTAAGTCCGTCAACTGGGGCATCGGCCTCATCGGCTCCTTCTACCTGATGACCCTGGTACTGGGCTTCGGCGCGGCGGCGCTGGTCGGCAAGGAGGCGATCACCGCACAGAACGCGGCGGGCAACACAGCGGCTCCGCAGCTGGCCGAGGCGGTAGGCGCCCACTTCGGCGGGAGCGCGCTCGCCGCGATTCTGCTCGCTATCATCGCGGCCGTCGCCTTCGCGGCGATCCTCTCCACGGTGGCGGGGCTGACCATCGCCTCCTCATCCTCCCTGTCGCATGACTTCTACAACAGCGTTCTCCGCAAGGGGAAGGCCTCCGAGAAGGAAGAGGTCAAGGTGGCCCGGTTCGCCGCCTTCGGGGTCGGTGCGGCGGCAATCGTGCTGGCGATCTTCGCCCAGAGCCTCAATGTGGCCTTCCTGGTCGCGCTGGCCTTCGCCATCGCCGCCTCGGCCAATCTGCCCACTCTGCTACTCAGCCTGTTCTGGAAGCGGTTCAATACGCAGGGCGCAGTGGCCGGTATCTACGGTGGTCTGATCAGCGCGGTGGGGCTGGTCATCTTCTCGCCGGTGGTCTCCGGGTCCGACACGGCTCTGATGACCGGCGCGGACATCAACTGGTTCCCGCTGGCGAACCCGGGGCTGGTTTCCATTCCGCTTGGTCTGCTGTGCGCCGTCGTGGGCACGTTGATGTCCGCCGAGAACGATCCTCGGCGCTTTGCGGAGCTGCAGGTTCGTGCGCTGACTGGGGCGGGTGCGGAGAGGGCGGGCTCCCCTCACTGA
- the trpB gene encoding tryptophan synthase subunit beta yields MSSDFFIPDPQGQIPTAEGYFGAFGGKFIPEALVAAVDEVAAEYEKAKADPAFGTELDDLLVNYTGRPSALTEVPRFAEHAGGARVFLKREDLNHTGSHKINNVLGQALLTKRMGKTRVIAETGAGQHGVATATACALFGLECTIYMGEIDTQRQALNVARMRMLGAEVVPVSSGSRTLKDAINEAFRDWVANVDRTHYLFGTVAGPHPFPAMVRDFHRVIGVEARRQILERAGRLPDVVAACVGGGSNAVGLFHAFIPDESVRLVGLEAAGHGVESGEHAATLTVGEPGILHGSRSYVLQDNEGQITEPYSISAGLDYPGIGPEHSYLKDVGRAEYRPVTDDQAMRALRLLSQAEGIIPAIESAHALAGALELGKELGPDGLVLVNLSGRGDKDMDTAARYFGLYDEGEAK; encoded by the coding sequence ATGTCCTCTGACTTCTTCATCCCTGACCCGCAGGGTCAGATCCCCACCGCCGAAGGCTACTTCGGCGCATTCGGCGGCAAATTCATCCCGGAGGCGCTGGTCGCAGCCGTGGACGAGGTCGCCGCGGAGTACGAGAAGGCGAAGGCGGACCCCGCCTTCGGGACCGAGCTGGATGACCTGCTGGTCAACTACACCGGCCGGCCGAGCGCCCTCACCGAGGTACCGCGATTCGCGGAGCACGCGGGCGGTGCGCGGGTCTTCCTCAAGCGGGAGGACCTGAACCACACCGGGTCGCACAAGATCAACAACGTGCTGGGTCAGGCGTTGCTGACCAAGCGGATGGGCAAGACCCGGGTGATCGCCGAGACCGGCGCGGGGCAGCATGGGGTGGCCACGGCGACCGCGTGTGCGCTGTTCGGGTTGGAGTGCACCATCTACATGGGGGAAATCGACACCCAGCGGCAGGCCCTCAATGTGGCGCGGATGCGCATGCTGGGTGCCGAGGTCGTGCCGGTGAGTTCGGGCAGCCGGACGCTGAAGGACGCCATCAACGAGGCGTTCCGTGACTGGGTCGCCAATGTGGACCGGACGCATTACCTGTTCGGCACGGTGGCGGGGCCGCACCCGTTCCCGGCGATGGTGCGCGACTTCCACCGGGTGATCGGAGTCGAGGCGCGGCGGCAGATCCTGGAGCGGGCCGGGCGGCTGCCGGATGTGGTCGCGGCGTGTGTGGGCGGCGGATCCAACGCGGTTGGGCTGTTCCACGCGTTCATTCCGGACGAGAGCGTACGGCTGGTCGGGCTGGAGGCCGCCGGGCACGGGGTGGAATCCGGGGAGCACGCGGCCACACTGACCGTGGGGGAGCCCGGGATTCTGCATGGGTCGCGTTCGTATGTGCTCCAGGACAACGAGGGGCAGATCACGGAGCCGTACTCCATTTCGGCTGGGCTGGACTATCCGGGGATCGGGCCGGAGCACTCGTACCTCAAGGACGTGGGGCGCGCTGAGTACCGGCCGGTGACGGACGATCAGGCGATGCGGGCGCTGCGGCTGCTGTCGCAGGCTGAGGGCATCATCCCGGCGATCGAGAGCGCGCACGCGCTGGCCGGAGCGCTGGAGCTCGGCAAGGAGCTGGGGCCGGACGGGCTGGTCCTGGTGAATCTTTCCGGGCGGGGCGACAAGGACATGGATACGGCGGCTCGTTACTTCGGGCTCTATGACGAAGGAGAGGCGAAGTAA
- a CDS encoding cation acetate symporter codes for MTGLLAIGFLLAASLAIGVYGVRAARTTPDFLVASRRVAPGWNAMAIAGEYVSAASVLGLAGLLLKNGIGTMWFAVGFTAGYVAVAALVAGPMRRSGAFTVPDFAEYRLGSPAIRKLCGVIVLVIMWLYLVPQFKGAGVVLQLVSGTPYWVGVVLAGLVVSGSIAVGGMRSATYVQAFHYLVKLAFIAVPAIYLMIHVGPEIRAEALTPVTFPEGWSRPLLDIDNAGHPLLATWSVLLATTLGAIGLPHVIMRFHTSPSARTARRVAVMVIALLGVFYLFPTVYGLLGRVLTPHLVHNNATDTVTVVLPGHVVPGALGSVLTALVAAGAFAAFLSTSSGLLLALAGGLSHDLFGSGLSRLRAAVAAGACVAVLLSLPAAHLDINVLVGWAFAVAASTFCPLLVLGIWWPRLTVAGAASGLTAGVISATGAAFLSATTTWHSGVVTVLLAQPASWTVPLAFLTMVGVSRCGTPPAGAERAVLRLHAP; via the coding sequence ATGACCGGGCTGCTGGCGATCGGCTTCCTCCTCGCCGCCAGCCTGGCCATTGGGGTGTACGGGGTACGTGCGGCCCGTACCACTCCCGATTTCCTGGTCGCCTCCCGCCGGGTGGCCCCGGGGTGGAACGCCATGGCCATCGCGGGCGAGTACGTTTCGGCCGCCTCGGTCCTCGGTCTGGCCGGGCTGCTGCTCAAGAACGGCATTGGCACCATGTGGTTCGCGGTCGGCTTCACCGCGGGCTATGTCGCCGTGGCCGCCCTGGTCGCCGGGCCGATGCGCCGCTCGGGGGCGTTCACGGTGCCCGACTTCGCCGAGTACCGACTGGGCTCACCCGCCATCCGCAAACTCTGCGGAGTCATCGTCCTGGTCATCATGTGGCTCTATCTGGTGCCCCAGTTCAAGGGCGCCGGGGTCGTGCTCCAGCTGGTCAGCGGCACCCCCTACTGGGTCGGCGTGGTGCTCGCGGGACTCGTGGTCAGCGGCTCCATCGCCGTTGGCGGGATGCGTTCAGCCACGTACGTCCAGGCCTTCCACTACCTCGTCAAACTCGCCTTTATCGCCGTACCCGCCATCTATCTGATGATCCATGTGGGGCCTGAGATCCGCGCCGAGGCGCTGACGCCCGTCACCTTCCCCGAGGGCTGGAGCCGCCCCCTCCTCGACATCGACAACGCGGGCCACCCGCTGCTCGCCACCTGGTCTGTCCTGCTGGCCACCACCCTGGGTGCCATTGGACTGCCGCATGTCATCATGCGCTTCCATACGAGCCCCAGCGCCCGCACCGCCCGCCGGGTCGCCGTCATGGTGATCGCTCTGCTGGGCGTCTTTTATCTCTTCCCCACCGTCTACGGGCTGCTCGGCCGGGTCCTCACCCCCCACCTGGTGCACAACAACGCCACCGACACGGTGACCGTGGTCCTCCCCGGTCATGTGGTACCCGGCGCCCTCGGCAGCGTTCTCACCGCCCTCGTCGCCGCGGGAGCCTTCGCCGCCTTCCTCTCCACCTCCTCCGGACTCCTCCTCGCACTCGCCGGAGGACTCTCCCACGACCTCTTCGGCAGCGGCCTCTCCCGCCTCCGCGCCGCCGTCGCCGCGGGCGCCTGCGTCGCGGTCCTGCTCTCCCTCCCCGCCGCCCATCTGGACATCAATGTCCTCGTCGGCTGGGCCTTCGCGGTGGCCGCCTCGACCTTCTGCCCACTGCTGGTGCTGGGCATCTGGTGGCCCCGCCTCACCGTCGCGGGCGCGGCCAGCGGTCTGACCGCCGGTGTCATCTCAGCCACCGGTGCGGCCTTCCTCTCGGCCACCACCACCTGGCATTCCGGTGTGGTCACGGTGCTGCTGGCCCAGCCCGCTTCCTGGACCGTGCCGCTCGCCTTCCTCACCATGGTGGGCGTTTCCCGCTGCGGCACACCCCCCGCGGGGGCGGAGCGTGCAGTCCTGCGACTGCACGCTCCGTAG
- a CDS encoding DsbA family protein — protein MSQGNGEGKRSARERLQDERAREKAAEKRMRTLKVGVVVVAVLAVAGVIGVLATQGTKDEAVAPAAEPIILGEKQAPVTLTIYEDFRCPACGQFEQGFKETIDELRDDGKIKSEYHLVSIIDGNMGGNGSKYAANAAACARDEGKFREYHDVLFANQPPETKDRFADKKYLIRLADKVEGLNTAGFRECVNDGTHDDWVKRSNEAFTRSEYNSTPTVLLDGDSIYGDQRDPLTPEKLRNMVEERAEES, from the coding sequence ATGAGTCAAGGGAACGGCGAGGGGAAACGCTCGGCCCGTGAGCGGCTGCAGGACGAGCGCGCACGTGAGAAGGCAGCCGAGAAGCGGATGCGAACGCTCAAGGTGGGTGTCGTCGTCGTGGCTGTGCTCGCCGTGGCAGGGGTGATCGGCGTGCTGGCCACCCAGGGGACGAAGGACGAGGCGGTGGCCCCCGCAGCCGAGCCGATCATCCTGGGAGAGAAGCAGGCCCCGGTCACCCTCACGATCTACGAGGACTTCCGCTGCCCGGCATGTGGGCAGTTCGAACAGGGCTTCAAGGAAACCATCGATGAGCTGCGGGACGATGGAAAGATCAAGAGCGAGTACCACCTCGTCTCGATCATCGACGGGAATATGGGCGGCAATGGCTCGAAGTACGCCGCCAACGCGGCCGCCTGCGCCCGGGACGAGGGCAAGTTCAGGGAGTATCACGATGTGCTCTTCGCGAATCAGCCGCCGGAGACCAAGGACCGCTTCGCCGACAAGAAGTACCTGATCCGGCTGGCGGACAAGGTCGAGGGGCTGAACACGGCGGGCTTCCGTGAGTGTGTCAACGACGGCACACACGACGACTGGGTCAAGCGCTCCAATGAGGCCTTCACACGCTCTGAGTACAACTCCACCCCCACCGTGCTGCTGGACGGCGACAGCATCTACGGGGACCAGCGCGACCCGCTCACCCCGGAAAAGCTCAGGAACATGGTCGAGGAGCGCGCCGAGGAATCCTGA
- the trpM gene encoding tryptophan biosynthesis modulator TrpM: MAAAFARLARGCRPRGCRAPARRVRGRRVRYHIGAEPGQINGCRWRGAA; the protein is encoded by the coding sequence ATGGCCGCCGCCTTCGCCCGTCTTGCCCGCGGCTGTCGGCCGCGGGGCTGCCGTGCGCCTGCACGGCGGGTGCGGGGGCGGCGCGTGCGGTATCACATCGGGGCGGAGCCGGGGCAGATCAACGGCTGCCGATGGCGCGGCGCGGCCTAG
- the lgt gene encoding prolipoprotein diacylglyceryl transferase: protein MDTLAYIPSPSSGEIMLGPIPLRGYALCIILGVFVAVWLGGRRWVARGGQPGTVADIAVWAVPFGLVGGRLYHVITDYQLYFGEGRNWVNAFKVWEGGLGIWGAIALGAVGAWIGCRRRGIPLPAYADAVAPGIAIAQALGRWGNWFNQELYGRPTDVPWAVEIDNGIDLGTFHPTFLYESLWALGVAALVIWADRRFRLGHGRAFALYVAAYTVGRFWVEYLRIDEAHEFLGLRLNNWTSMVVFLGAVAYLVISAKRAPGREEVVEPVAEPAADSAESAEETDKTKDTEPSERP from the coding sequence ATGGACACCCTTGCTTATATCCCCAGCCCGTCGTCCGGCGAGATCATGCTTGGCCCGATCCCGCTGCGCGGCTATGCCCTCTGCATCATCCTCGGCGTTTTCGTCGCTGTCTGGCTCGGCGGGAGGCGCTGGGTGGCCCGCGGGGGCCAGCCCGGCACGGTCGCCGACATCGCCGTCTGGGCCGTGCCGTTCGGACTGGTTGGCGGTCGGCTCTACCACGTCATCACGGACTACCAGCTGTACTTCGGCGAGGGCCGTAACTGGGTCAACGCCTTCAAGGTCTGGGAGGGCGGCCTCGGCATCTGGGGCGCGATCGCCCTGGGCGCGGTGGGCGCGTGGATCGGCTGCCGTCGCCGGGGCATCCCGCTGCCCGCCTACGCCGACGCGGTGGCACCCGGTATCGCGATCGCCCAGGCCCTGGGGCGCTGGGGCAACTGGTTCAACCAGGAGCTGTACGGCCGCCCCACGGATGTGCCATGGGCCGTGGAGATCGACAACGGGATCGACCTCGGGACCTTCCACCCGACCTTCCTCTATGAGTCGCTGTGGGCCCTGGGCGTTGCCGCGCTGGTGATCTGGGCCGACCGGCGCTTCAGGCTGGGGCACGGCCGGGCGTTCGCGCTTTATGTCGCCGCCTACACGGTGGGGCGCTTCTGGGTTGAGTATCTGCGGATCGACGAGGCCCATGAGTTCCTGGGGCTGCGGCTGAACAACTGGACGTCGATGGTGGTCTTCCTGGGGGCCGTGGCCTATCTGGTCATCTCCGCCAAGCGGGCCCCGGGCCGCGAAGAGGTAGTCGAGCCGGTCGCCGAGCCAGCCGCGGATTCCGCGGAATCCGCGGAGGAGACTGACAAGACCAAGGACACGGAACCCTCCGAACGCCCCTAG
- a CDS encoding DUF485 domain-containing protein: MSTELPPPARSPEDAVDRSVEMHSDPRFQELKRRLVVFAFPMSAAFLIWYLLYVLMSAYARDAMSTVLFGRVNVALVFGVLQFATTFGIAVLYARYANRRLDPLAEELCGELNGDGPDEGARQNADSNGAAA; encoded by the coding sequence GTGTCGACAGAACTCCCACCGCCGGCCCGCTCACCCGAGGACGCGGTGGACCGCTCCGTGGAGATGCACAGCGACCCACGCTTCCAGGAGCTCAAACGCCGGCTCGTGGTCTTCGCGTTCCCGATGAGCGCCGCCTTCCTCATCTGGTATCTGCTCTATGTCCTGATGTCCGCCTACGCTCGCGACGCGATGTCCACCGTGCTGTTCGGGCGGGTCAATGTGGCCCTGGTCTTCGGGGTGCTGCAGTTCGCCACGACCTTTGGCATCGCGGTCCTCTATGCCCGTTATGCGAACCGCAGGCTGGATCCGCTCGCCGAGGAGCTGTGCGGGGAGTTGAACGGGGACGGGCCGGACGAGGGCGCCCGGCAGAACGCTGATTCGAACGGAGCCGCGGCATGA
- a CDS encoding VIT1/CCC1 transporter family protein — MRPGVLDSAHRDNHTHRDVSGGWLRPAVFGAMDGLVSNLGLISGVAGTSASAQTIVIAGLAGLAAGAFSMAAGEYTSVASQRELIQAELEIERVELSTHPECERQELAALYEARGVEPRLAASVAEQLSRDPEQALEIHAREELGVDPEELPSPLVAAVSSFTAFALGALLPVLPYLLGATALWPAVVVALLGLFLCGAVVSKVTARPWWYSGLRQFMLGSTAAAVTYGLGTLLGIAIG, encoded by the coding sequence CTGCGGCCCGGCGTACTGGACAGCGCGCACCGCGACAACCACACCCACCGTGATGTGAGCGGTGGCTGGCTGCGCCCCGCCGTCTTCGGTGCGATGGACGGGCTGGTCTCCAATCTCGGACTGATCAGCGGCGTCGCGGGCACCAGTGCCTCCGCGCAGACCATCGTGATCGCCGGTCTGGCCGGGCTCGCGGCCGGGGCCTTCTCCATGGCCGCCGGTGAGTACACCTCCGTCGCCTCACAGCGTGAGCTCATCCAGGCCGAGCTGGAGATTGAGCGTGTGGAGCTGAGCACCCACCCCGAGTGTGAGCGGCAGGAGCTGGCCGCCCTCTACGAGGCGCGGGGTGTGGAGCCAAGGCTGGCGGCCAGCGTGGCCGAGCAGCTCTCCCGGGATCCCGAACAGGCGCTGGAGATCCACGCACGTGAGGAGCTGGGTGTGGACCCGGAGGAGCTGCCCTCGCCGCTGGTCGCCGCCGTCTCCTCGTTCACCGCCTTCGCGCTGGGCGCGCTGCTGCCCGTACTGCCGTATCTGCTGGGCGCGACGGCGCTGTGGCCCGCCGTGGTGGTGGCGCTGCTGGGGCTTTTCCTCTGTGGCGCCGTAGTGTCGAAGGTCACCGCCCGTCCCTGGTGGTACAGCGGGCTGCGACAGTTCATGCTGGGGAGTACGGCCGCCGCGGTGACCTATGGGCTGGGGACCCTCCTTGGTATCGCGATCGGCTGA
- a CDS encoding sensor histidine kinase, translating into MDWTPWYARRRVRARYELSATVAALREVRLLGADLRDGLRSGRSSAAARRIRRLLDADAVVLADLDGPVARHGSLPPGSDVAALLSQVYEHGAALRQPPLCAAPLMVAEDLAGCLIAAGEVAEEGLTEVARLVAESLDHAELRTARTRIAAADLRTLRAQISPHFLHNALAVIAAHIRSDPARARRLLTDFADYLRYSFSTQGDYATVAAELQATQTYLELQRARFDDRLDITVRMAPEILPVAIPFLVVQPIVENAVRHGLERKTGRGHISVSGFGEGPLCVIEIEDDGVGMEPDLARAILAGAGPPAKGVGLANVDQRLRAVYGPEHGLLIETAPDGGTKVVIRVPRFMRGVVAE; encoded by the coding sequence GTGGACTGGACACCGTGGTACGCCCGGCGGCGGGTGAGGGCTCGGTACGAGTTGTCCGCTACCGTCGCGGCGCTCCGCGAGGTACGGCTGCTCGGCGCCGATCTACGGGACGGCCTGCGCAGCGGCCGCAGCTCCGCGGCAGCCCGCCGTATCCGCCGACTGCTCGACGCGGACGCCGTCGTCCTCGCCGACCTCGATGGGCCGGTGGCCCGCCATGGCTCGCTCCCGCCGGGCAGTGATGTCGCCGCCCTGCTCTCCCAGGTGTACGAGCATGGGGCAGCGCTACGGCAGCCTCCGCTCTGCGCCGCCCCGCTCATGGTCGCGGAGGATCTGGCGGGCTGTCTGATCGCCGCCGGTGAGGTCGCCGAAGAGGGTCTGACCGAGGTCGCCCGCCTCGTCGCCGAGTCCCTGGACCACGCCGAGCTCCGCACGGCGCGTACCCGGATCGCGGCCGCCGACCTGCGTACGCTGCGCGCCCAGATATCCCCGCACTTCCTGCATAACGCCCTGGCCGTCATCGCCGCGCATATCCGCAGCGACCCGGCCCGCGCCCGACGGCTGCTGACCGACTTCGCCGACTATCTGCGCTACAGCTTCTCCACCCAGGGCGACTACGCCACCGTCGCCGCCGAACTCCAGGCTACCCAGACCTATCTGGAGCTCCAGCGCGCCCGCTTCGACGACCGTCTCGACATCACGGTCCGGATGGCTCCCGAAATCCTCCCGGTCGCCATCCCCTTCCTGGTTGTACAGCCGATCGTGGAGAATGCCGTCCGACATGGACTCGAGCGGAAGACGGGGCGCGGCCACATCAGTGTCTCCGGCTTCGGTGAGGGACCGCTGTGCGTCATTGAGATCGAGGACGACGGCGTCGGCATGGAACCCGACCTCGCCCGCGCCATCCTCGCCGGAGCCGGGCCTCCCGCGAAGGGGGTCGGCCTCGCCAATGTGGACCAGCGGTTGCGTGCGGTGTACGGACCGGAGCACGGTCTCCTGATCGAGACCGCGCCCGACGGCGGTACGAAGGTCGTGATCCGGGTGCCGCGATTTATGCGAGGGGTGGTGGCGGAGTGA
- the trpA gene encoding tryptophan synthase subunit alpha has protein sequence MAGNAELLRSVLAKASGEGRSALVGYLPAGFPSVDGGIQACTALLEGGCDVVEVGLPHSDPVLDGPVIQTADDIALRGGVRIADVLRTVRETHTATGAPVLCMTYWNPVDRYGIERFAAELADAGGAGCILPDLPVEESDAWRKAAEEHGLATVFVVALSSRDERLAKITAAGSGFVYAASLMGVTGTRESVGREAQELVRRTRATTELPVCVGLGVSNAEQAAEVAGFADGVIVGSAFVKKLLEHPEDLPAGLAGVRELAGELAKGVRR, from the coding sequence ATGGCAGGGAACGCTGAGCTGCTGCGGTCGGTGCTGGCGAAGGCCAGTGGGGAAGGGCGGTCCGCGCTGGTGGGTTATCTGCCCGCCGGGTTCCCCAGTGTGGACGGCGGGATCCAGGCCTGTACCGCGCTGCTGGAGGGCGGGTGCGATGTCGTTGAGGTCGGGCTGCCGCACAGTGACCCGGTGCTGGACGGCCCGGTGATTCAGACCGCCGATGACATCGCGTTGCGCGGTGGGGTGCGGATCGCCGATGTGCTGCGGACCGTGCGTGAGACACATACGGCGACCGGTGCGCCGGTGCTGTGCATGACGTACTGGAACCCGGTTGACCGGTATGGGATTGAGCGCTTCGCCGCTGAGCTGGCGGACGCCGGGGGCGCGGGATGCATCCTGCCCGATCTGCCCGTTGAGGAGTCGGACGCCTGGCGGAAGGCCGCCGAGGAGCATGGGCTGGCGACGGTCTTCGTGGTGGCGCTCAGCAGCCGGGATGAGCGGCTGGCGAAGATCACCGCGGCGGGCAGCGGGTTTGTGTACGCGGCCTCGCTGATGGGTGTCACCGGGACGCGTGAGTCGGTGGGGCGGGAGGCGCAGGAGCTGGTGCGGCGTACCCGGGCCACGACCGAGCTGCCCGTATGCGTGGGGTTGGGGGTTTCCAACGCTGAGCAGGCGGCGGAGGTGGCTGGCTTCGCGGACGGCGTGATCGTGGGGTCGGCGTTTGTGAAGAAGCTGCTGGAGCACCCCGAGGATCTGCCGGCCGGCCTGGCCGGGGTCCGGGAGCTGGCAGGGGAGCTGGCGAAGGGCGTACGGAGGTAG
- a CDS encoding LytR/AlgR family response regulator transcription factor, with protein MTNVGYSAQTLRVLVVEDEPYTREELTEFLADTAEVSEILAAESGEAAVRLLGGGAFDAVFLDISMPGLDGMDVARVISMLSTPPAIVFVTASDSHAIEAFGIGAVDYLLKPIRPERLAESVARIARLRRATTEAPPADELAVVQIEHSRRTIFVRRDDIQFAEAHGDYVRLHTADGTHLIRLSLSYLEDVWAPAGFVRVHRGYLVAVGWVHDLRVTSSAGLVACTPAGDVPVSRRHARGLKERLIEAARNGQLGRAAK; from the coding sequence GTGACCAATGTGGGCTACTCAGCACAGACGCTGCGGGTCCTCGTCGTCGAGGACGAGCCATACACCCGCGAGGAACTCACCGAGTTCCTCGCGGACACCGCCGAGGTCTCCGAGATTCTGGCCGCCGAGAGCGGCGAGGCGGCGGTAAGGCTCCTGGGCGGCGGCGCCTTCGACGCCGTCTTCCTGGACATCTCCATGCCCGGTCTCGACGGCATGGATGTCGCCCGCGTCATCAGCATGCTCTCCACGCCACCCGCCATCGTCTTCGTCACCGCCTCTGATTCCCACGCCATCGAGGCCTTTGGGATCGGGGCGGTCGACTATCTCCTCAAGCCCATCCGCCCCGAGCGGCTCGCGGAGTCCGTGGCCCGTATCGCCCGGCTGCGCCGCGCCACCACCGAGGCGCCTCCCGCCGACGAACTGGCCGTCGTACAGATTGAGCACAGCCGTCGCACGATTTTCGTCCGCCGCGACGACATCCAGTTCGCCGAGGCCCACGGCGACTACGTCCGGCTGCACACCGCGGACGGTACCCACCTCATCCGGCTCTCCCTGTCCTACCTGGAAGACGTCTGGGCACCGGCGGGCTTCGTCCGCGTCCACCGTGGCTATCTCGTCGCCGTGGGCTGGGTGCACGATCTGCGTGTCACCAGCTCCGCCGGTCTGGTCGCCTGTACCCCGGCCGGAGATGTTCCGGTGAGCCGCCGCCACGCCCGCGGTCTCAAGGAACGGCTCATCGAAGCGGCCCGCAACGGCCAGCTCGGCAGGGCCGCCAAGTGA